DNA sequence from the Synechococcus sp. MU1617 genome:
GTAGGCCGTTGGGAGAAGAAGAATGCCGGACCAGCCGACAAAAACGAAGCGGTCGCGCTTGAGCCAGTCATCGAGGACGTCAAACCATCCCCGCTGTGGCGCGCGTCCTACAGCGATCGTCATGAGAAGTGCTTCATGATCCGTTACACAGCCGAGCCTAGGGGCTGATCACCGAAATGGGGCGGCTCCCCGCACCCATTTCGAGGGGATGAGTAGAAATGCGCATTTTTGGACCGACGGGATGCCGGTCCCTCCGCGAAGATGACGCATCGATTCTTTCCAACGCTGTGTACGTCATCGAACTGGCCCTGCGCATGAGTCCTGTCCCGGTGTCTGTTCAGCGCAAAGAGCATGCAGATGCCGATGCGCTGTATCAGCAGATCCGCCAGGCGCTCGAGAACGGTCAACCGCGGCTGCTGGAACTCACCTGCGAGAAAATGGAAGGCAAGAAAGTGACTCTGCTGGTCAGTGAGGTTCTCGCCGTTCAGCTTTATGAAAAGACTTCGGCGGCGGGTGGCAGCAAGCGTCCCGGCTTCTCCTTTGATTCCTGACACCTCGACCGCCGAACTGAGTGTTGAGGACGTCAGCCACCGCTGGCCGAACGGCCAACAGGTCCTGAATCGATGCAACTTGGTCATCCCTGGCCCAGGCCTATGGATGCTGGTGGGCAGCAATGGAAGCGGTAAAAGCACTCTGTTCCGCTTGATTTCCGGACTTCTGGAACCCCAAAGCGGATGCATCTCCTGCCGCACCAAAACGGCCCTGGTGTTTCAAAACCCAGACCATCAGCTGTTGCTCCCCAGTTGCGGCAGCGATCTGATGCTGGGCATGGCCCCTGAAGAGCCACAGCAGCATCGCCAAAGCACCGTGCGCGACCTGCTGGGCCAGTTCGGCCTCGCCCGCCTGGAGAACCGACCGATTCACAGCCTCAGCGGCGGCCAGAAACAACGCCTGGCCATTGCCGGAGCCCTCGCGAGTGACGCCGGGCTATTGCTGCTCGATGAACCGACCGCCCTGCTCGATCCCACCAGCCAAACCACGGTGCTGACCACCGTTCAACGGCTTTGCAAAGACCCCGTCAAACCAATCACGGCGCTGTGGATCACCCACAGGCTCGAGGAATTGGCATTCGCCGATGGCGCCGCCCGCATGAAAGAGGGTCGGATTGGACCATGGACCCTGGGAACAGAACTGCAAAGGCGCTTGCAGGGCGGCACATTCGAGAGGTAAGGTCTCTTGGTCTCATTCCTCGGTAGCTCAGCGGTAGAGCGGTCGACTGTTAATCGATTGGTCGCAGGTTCGAATCCCGCCCGGGGAGCTTTAAAGCCACAGCTGATGCTGTGGCTTTTTTATTGACGAAAAAAGAAATTTCATGACGGGGGGTTGCCCGAAGCGGAAGACTTCCTAAACAGCCACCGGCGAAAGACAACTGGAAAAAGCTCCAGATCGCTTGCAGGACAAGCGATCTACGGCAACAAAGCCCACGATGGGCTCCTTATCGGAAATCTGCAGACAGTTGAAAAGCTTGAGAGAATCCGTTCAGCGTTAATCCCTACAGACAAGCGCTCTTTATTTCTCAAGCCGAATTGCCGCCGAACTGATGAAGCCTTGCATCCTGCTAATCGAAGATGACCAGGACATGCGCGACCTGGTCAGCGGCCATTTGGAGCACAGCGGCTTCGATGTGCAGCGGGCAGACGATGGCATCAAAGGTCAGGCCCTTGCGCTCCAATACACCCCGGATCTGATCCTGCTCGATCTGATGCTGCCCAAAGTGGACGGCCTCACCCTGTGTCAGCGCCTACGGCGGGATGACCGCACCGCTGGGATTCCGATCCTGATGCTCACAGCTCTCGGCGGCACCAAAGACAAGGTGAGCGGTTTCAATTCCGGAGCCGACGATTACCTGACCAAACCCTTCGACCTGGAGGAGCTTCAGGTGAGGGTCAAGGCCCTGTTGCGTCGCAGTGACAGAGCGCCCGTTGGATCGACTAACCACAACGAAATCCTCAGCTACGGGCCGCTCACCCTTGTGCCCGAGCGCTTTGAAGCCATCTGGTTCGATCAACCCGTGCGGCTCACGCACCTGGAGTTCGAACTGCTCCATTGCCTTCTGCAGCGTCACGGTCAGACCGTCGCCCCCTCATTGATCCTCAAAGAGGTGTGGGGCTACGAGCCCGACGACGACATTGAGACCATTCGCGTACACGTCAGGCACCTGCGCACCAAGCTGGAACCCGATCCGCGCAAGCCACGGTTCATCAAAACGGTGTATGGAGCGGGCTATTGCCTCGAGCTTCCCACCAGTGCCCAGATGGATGGCCTTGAGGACGTGGTGGCCATGGCCCGCGAGGAACGCAAGCAACAAGGTGACCGGGCATCCGCCTGATCACCACTTCAGGTGGCCTGTGAGAAGGATGGCGTGAGGTCGAGCAGCGCCACCTCCCAGGCCAATCGAGGTTGAACGAACGAAAGAAGCTGGCTGCGCAGCGTGTCCAAGCGCTTGAGCATGGCGGCGGAACGACCGGAGCGCCAGAGCCGGTGCTGCCACCAGCCGATCAACCACAGCTGCTGCTCACCGTCGAGGGCTTCGCAGAGATCGCGTGCCAACGCCAGAGCCTCCATCGGAGTGGCGGGAAGCGCATCAAGGCGCTGAACCAACTCCTCGGGCAGACCAGCCAGACTGCGTCGATGGTCGATCAGAGCGCCTGGAGACCCAGCGGCCAGGGCCAGAAGTTCGGGGGCATCCTGAGCAGTGGAACCGGTGCGCTCGAGCACCTGAGCCATGGCCTCGGGGTTGAGCCTCAGGAAACGGATCAACTGACACCGGGAGCGAATCGTGCTGAGCAGCCGCTCAGGGGCTGAGGTCAACAAAATGAGCACCCCATGGCCAGGTTCCTCCAGCGTTTTCAGCAGGGCATTGGCCGCCGCTTCCGCCATCGCCTCGGCGGCCTCAATCACGACCATGCCGCGCTTCGCCTCCACCGGCTGCCGGGCCAGACAGCGGCCGATGTCGCGGATCTGCTCCAACCGCAACTGGGGAGGAGTGCGGCGGCTGAGCCCCGCTTCCTCGGCTTCGGCGCGGGTCAGCAAACGGCCCTGATGCTGATAGGTGGGTTCGACCCAAAGCAGGTCGGGGTGATTGCGCTCCAGCAGGCGTCGGCGTTCCCGGGCCGAGGGCTGACCATCGGCCAGCAGTCCCTCCAGAAAACGCACCGCCGCCAACTGGCGTCCCACCCCTTCAGGGCCGGCAAAGAGGTAGGCCGGGGCCACGCGTTCCTGGGCCAGGGCTGCCGAAAGCAGATCAACGGCGAGGGACTGGCCGATCAGATCCTCAAACAGCGCGCTCAAGCCAGATGCTCCTGAAGCTGACGTTCCAGAGCAGCACGAACATCACTGGCTGACTGATCTGCAGCGACGGCACACCAGGAACGCTGCTGAGCCAACTGGGCAAAACCCTGCGCAACCCGCTCCAGGAATGCGGCTCCCTCAGCTTCGATTCGGTCCTCCTTGTCCCCGAGACGGCGCTGCAAGCTTTCTTGAACGGAAAGGCGCAGCCAGAGGGTGAGATCGGGCTGCAGCCCCGTGGTGGCGATCTGTTCGAGACGCTGAATCAAGTCCCGATCCAAACCACGGCCGTAGCCTTGATAGGCGAGGGTCGATCCCGCGAAACGATCGCTGATCACCCAATCACCACGCTCCAGAGCAGGACGGATCAACGTTTCAACATGCTGAGCCCGATCGGCGGCATACAGCAGCAGTTCAGCGGTGGGAGCTGGTGCCTCCTGGTCTCCCGTGTGCAGCAGGAGTTCACGGATCGAGCGCCCCAGGGGAGTGCCTCCCGGCTCACGGGTGCAGAGCAGGGCAGCGCCCTTAGGCATCAGACCGCTGTTGGGCAACCACTCGACCAGATGCTGGATCTGCGTGGTCTTGCCACAGCCATCGATGCCCTCCAGAACAATGAAGCGACCTGTCATGGCAAGCGAAGAGCCAGGGCATTGAGCACCACAGTGATCGAACTCATGGCCATCAGCAGCGCCGCCAGCGGGGGCGACAGCAGCACCCCATGGCTAGGGAGCAGGGCACCTGCGGCCACCGGAAGAACGATGAGGTTGTAACCGAAGGCCCAGAACAGGTTCTGCCGCACCTTCACCAGGGTGCGGCGCGCCAGGCTGAGGGCTTCAGGCAGATTGTCGAGCCGATCGCCGAGCAACACCAGACCAGCGGAGTCTTGAGCGATCTGGGTTCCGGTGCCAATGGCAATCCCAAGATCAGCCGCGGCCAGGGCCGGCGCATCGTTGATGCCGTCACCCACCATCGCCACCCGCTCCTCCTGCCGCAGCTGCTCGAGGCGCTGCAGCTTCTGCTCCGGCAGCATCTGCCAGCCCAGATCCTGGGCAGCAAAGCCCAGCTGCTGACCAAGACGCTGAACGGCAGCCTGCCGATCACCGCTGAACACCGAAAGCGCCAGCCCGTGAGAGCGCAGGCGTTGCAGGGCTGGAGCAACATCCGGGCGCATCTGATCCTCGATCTGAACCAGGCCCACCAGGACATCTCCCACTGCCACCGCCACCACCGAGCCTTCAGCGGCGGCAAGCCAGTCCTCGGCTGCGGGGGCGATGGCAACACCCTGCTCCACCAACCAGTCGGGCTTGCCCACACGCACCCGAGCCGATGCACCGTCCACATGGCCCTCCAGACCCTGACCAGACACGGTGCGAACGTCCTCGCACTCCAGCAGAGCGAGCTCCCGGCCCTGGGCCTCCTGCAACAGGGCGTAGGCCAAGGGATGTCGGCTGCTTTGCTCCAGGCTGGCCGCAAGCTGCAACAACTGACCCGGGTCATCCCCGTACACATCGGTCACCAGGGGGCGACCCAAGGTGAGGGTGCCGGTCTTGTCGAAGACCACATGCTCCAAACCGGCGGCGGTTTCGATCACATCACCACCACGGAACAGCCAGCCGCGCCGTGCCGCCAGGCCGGTGGCCACCGTAATCACGGTGGGGGTCGCCAGACCGAGAGCACAGGGGCAGGCGACCACCAGCACCGCGATCGACAATTGCAGGGCCAGACCCATCGGGGTGCTGGCTCCACTGCCCAAGCCGACGTGATGCATGCCATGGCCATGGTCCATCCCATGGGACATCTCATGGGGCATGGGCATCCCAGGTGCTGAAGCCTGCAAGACCTCAGGCCAGTGATCAGCACCGAACAACCACCAAAACAAAAACGTGGCGAGGGCCAAGCCAATAACGCCGTAGCAGAAGCGGCCTGCCACCAGATCGGCCAGGCCTTGGATGGGGGCCCGACGGGCCTGGGCCTGCTCCACCAGACGAATGATCCGGGCCAGGGCGGTTTCGGCACCGACCCGGGTGACCGTCATCACCAAGGTTGCCTCCAAATTGAGACTGCCGGAGGACAACTCCGTGCCGGGCTCCGCCTGCAGGGGCAAGGGCTCACCGGTAAGGCTGGACACATCAACGGCCGAGGCCCCCTCGAGTACCACCCCATCCACCGGAACGCGGTCACCGGCCAGCAACTGCACCGTTTCGCCGGGCCTGAGAGCGCCGACGCGCACCTCACGAATCGCCCCGTCGGTCAACAGGAGACGCGCGGTGTCCGGCTGGAGCTCGGCCAATTGCTGCAGGGCCTGACCAGTCCGAAAACGGGCCCGTTCCTCCAGGAAACGTCCCAGCAGGACAAACCCCAGCAACATCACCGGTTCATTGAAAAAGCAGGGCCAACCCACCTGGGGCCAGACCAAGGCCACCAGGCTGGCGACATAGGCACTGCTCACCCCCAGACCCACGAGGGAATCCATGCTGGGGGCCCCTACTCGAGCCGCCGCAACACCACCCATCAGGATCGGACGGCCCGGTCCCAGCAGAGCCACCGTTGCCAGCGTGGCGTGAAAAGGCAGGCTGCCAATCAGGGGAAGCGAGAGGTGACCTGCCTCGCTGAGATGCCCCAGCACCGACAGCAACAGCAGCACCAGGGCCACCATCAGCTGTCGCCATTGCTGCCACCAACCCGGCAGCGCTTGCCCAGCAGCAACACCGATGGGGTCATCCAAGGCGCGCTCCTTGGCTGGGAAGCCCCTGTCTGCAAGGGCTTTCAGAACACCACCTACATCACTCTCACCGGCGCTGAGATCGAGCCAGGCCGAACGGCTGACCAGATTCACATCGGCGCGCTGCACACCGGGCTGATCCAACAGGGTGGTTTCCACAGCGCGGACGCAACCGCCGCATTTCATCCCTTCCACATCCAGGACGACGGTCTGAACCGCAGGTCTCACAGCTGTTTACGCAACAGGGATCTTTACGAGCAGGCTAGGTCGGGCTCCGCTCCCGTCAGGATGGGGGTCCGTCCGCCGGAGCGCCGTGCCCCGCAGCAACCGCAACGACAACTTCATTGACAAGAGCTTCACGGTGATGGCGGACCTGATCGTCAAGCTGTTGCCGATCAATGCCCGATCCAAGGAGGCCTACGTCTATTACCGCGATGGCCTCTCCGCCCAGAACGATGGTGATTACGCCGAGGCGCTGGAGAACTATGAGGAGGCCTTGAAGCTTGAGGAGAACTCCACAGACCGGAGTGAAACCCTCAAGAACATGGCCATCATCTACATGTCCAACGGCGAGGAGGAGCGGGCCATCGAGACCTACCGCCAGGCTCTCGAGGAAAACCCGAACCAGCCCTCCTGCCTGAAGAACATGGGGCTGATCTACGAGAAGCGGGGCCGCATCGCCGAGGAAGGCGGTGAACAGGACGAAGCGGATCGCTGGTTTGACCAGGCCGCCGACGTCTGGACCCAGGCCGTGCGCCTCAATCCCGGCGGTTATCTCGATATCGAGAACTGGCTGAAGTCCACCGGCCGCAGCAACGTCGACGTTTACTTCTGAATCAGTCCTGGTCGGGCTGCACGGCCTCACCCAGCGCCAGCACCAGGGCCTCGGTGACGCTGTCGGCCTCCAGAAGAGCCAGATCCAAACCCGAGGCGAGATCGCCCAGGCCACTGCCCCGGGGAACGACGGCACGCTGGAACCCCAGCCGGGCCGCTTCCTGGAGCCGAAGCTCCAGCTGACCCACAGGGCGCAACTGCCCACCCAAACCGAGCTCGCCGATCAACACAGTGCCCGCAGGCAGGGTGAGATCTCTGAAGCTGGCCACCACCGCTGCAGCAACTCCCAGATCCGCCGCCGGTTCCTCCACCTCAAGGCCACCGGCAACGGCGAGATAGCAGTCGAAACGGGAGAGCGGCAGTCCCATGTGCTTCTCCAGTACCGCGAGGATCTGGTGCAGACGGTTGGTGCCGATCCCTGTGGCCGTGCGGCGCGGACTGGCATAGCTGGTGACGTTCACCAAGGCCTGCAGATCCACCACCAATGAACGCGTGCCCTCACAGGCCACGATCGTGGCAACACCGGAGGCGCGAGCATCACTGAGGAACAGCTCACTGGGGTTGCCCACCTCGGCCAGGCCACCGCTTTGCATCTCAAACAAGCCCAACTCATGGGTGGCACCGAATCGGTTCTTGACGGCCCGCAATAGGCGATGACTGGCGAAGCGGTCCCCCTCAAAGGTGAGCACCGCATCCACGAGGTGTTCCAACACCTTCGGGCCGGCCAACATGCCTTCCTTGGTGACGTGGCCCACCAAAAGCAGAGATATGTTCTGACGTTTGGCCAGCCGTTGCAGGGCAGCCGCACATTCACGCACCTGACCGACCGACCCCGGAGCACTGGTGAGGTTGGCGTCATGCAACGCCTGAATGCTGTCGATGATCGCCACAGCAGGGCGCAGTGCCTCCAGCTCCTCCAGCACCAGTTCCAGATCAGTTTCGGCCAGCAACTGCAGCTCCGATGCCCCCCCGGCAAGCCGCTGCCAGCGCAGCTTCACCTGCTGAGCTGATTCCTCAGCACTCACATAGAGCACTGATGCACCGGCCGCCATCGCTGAGGCGCTCTGCAGGAGCAATGTGCTCTTGCCGATGCCCGGATCGCCTCCAACGAGCACCAGCGAACCGGGAACCAGACCACCACCCAGGACGCGGTCAAATTCTGCCGACCCGGTCGCAAGACGCTGCAGCGGCTGATCCTCCAGCGAGGCCATGGCCGTGGACCGTCGCGGGGCAGCGGCCACCTCCGGATCAGGGGCACTGCGGCGGCGGCGGCCATCGTCGGCAGGCTGGGATTGCTCGACCAACGAATTCCAGCTGCCGCACTCCGGGCAACGTCCAAAAAACTGTCGGGCACGGGCTCCACAGACCTGACAGATAAAAACAGCGGTGGATTTGGGCACTGCGAACTGTGAAGAAAGTTGCCGTTGAATGAACGAATCAGGGGGCTGCCCTTTTATTTGTGGCGAGAAGTGACTAACGCCTCGGTGCCCATGACGGCCACGGCTCCCACCAAGGAAACGATCCTCGTGGTCGACGATGAGGCATCGATCCGAAGGATCCTGGAAACCCGTTTATCCATGATCGGGTACAACGTCGTGACTGCCTGCGACGGAACCGAGGCTCTGGAATTGTTCCCCACCTGCATGCCCGACCTGGTGGTGCTGGACGTGATGATGCCAAAGCTGGACGGCTATGGCGTCTGCCAGGAGTTGCGCAAGGAATCCGACGTTCCCATCGTGATGTTGACGGCACTCGGCGACGTGGCCGACCGGATCACCGGGCTTGAGCTCGGCGCCGATGACTATGTGGTGAAGCCCTTTAGCCCGAAGGAGCTGGAAGCCCGCATCCGCTGCGTGCTGCGCCGGGTCGAGAAGGAGCAGGTGGCGGGCATTCCCAACTCCGGCGTCATCCAGGTGAGCGACCTGCGCATCGACACCAACAAACGCCAGGTGTTCCGAGGCGATGAACGCATCCGCCTAACGGGGATGGAATTCAGCCTGTTGGAACTGCTGGTGAGCCGTTCTGGTGAACCGTTCAACCGCGGCGAGATCCTCAAGGAAGTTTGGGGTTACACCCCAGAGCGCCACGTGGACACCCGGGTGGTGGATGTTCATATCTCTCGCCTTCGCTCCAAATTGGAGGATGATCCTGCCAATCCCGAGTTGATCCTCACGGCTCGGGGCACCGGCTACCTGTTCCAGCGCATCGTCGATTCCGTTGCCTCCGAAGGTTCCTGATCCCACCCCGGCCCCTCAGCCGCGGCAAAAGACCAACCGTCCCCGGGCGATCCGTCGCCTGGTTATTTGGTATCGGCGCAACGCCGCCGTCACAACCATCGTCGATGGCGCTGCCAGCTCCGCAACGGCAGCGGGTTCGATGGCGGGCAACGTGGCGGGAACCGTTGTCTCCGGAGCCGGCACGGTGGCCAGCAGCGTGCTCCAACCGCTGGTGTTCGATCCCCTGCGCTGGCTGCAGGGGGGAACAGATACCGATGAGATCAACGATGCAGAGCGTCTATGGGTGGCCGTCGATGGCATGGGCGGTGACCACGCACCGGGACCCATCCTGGAGGGATGCCTGGACGCCATTGACCGGCTTCCTCTGAAGATCCGCTTCGTGGGGGAAATCGAACGGGTGATGGCCGCCGCCAACAGCCTTGGCCTGCGCGAAGCCTTGGAGAGTGCGCGTGCAGCAGGACATCTGGACCTGGTGGCCAGTGGCCCCTCCATCGGCATGGATGACGAGGCCACGGCGGTGCGGCGCAAACGAGACGCCAGCATCAATGTGGCCATGGACCTCGTGAAAAGAGGCGAGGCCCTG
Encoded proteins:
- a CDS encoding ABC transporter ATP-binding protein, whose product is MIPDTSTAELSVEDVSHRWPNGQQVLNRCNLVIPGPGLWMLVGSNGSGKSTLFRLISGLLEPQSGCISCRTKTALVFQNPDHQLLLPSCGSDLMLGMAPEEPQQHRQSTVRDLLGQFGLARLENRPIHSLSGGQKQRLAIAGALASDAGLLLLDEPTALLDPTSQTTVLTTVQRLCKDPVKPITALWITHRLEELAFADGAARMKEGRIGPWTLGTELQRRLQGGTFER
- a CDS encoding response regulator transcription factor codes for the protein MKPCILLIEDDQDMRDLVSGHLEHSGFDVQRADDGIKGQALALQYTPDLILLDLMLPKVDGLTLCQRLRRDDRTAGIPILMLTALGGTKDKVSGFNSGADDYLTKPFDLEELQVRVKALLRRSDRAPVGSTNHNEILSYGPLTLVPERFEAIWFDQPVRLTHLEFELLHCLLQRHGQTVAPSLILKEVWGYEPDDDIETIRVHVRHLRTKLEPDPRKPRFIKTVYGAGYCLELPTSAQMDGLEDVVAMAREERKQQGDRASA
- the holB gene encoding DNA polymerase III subunit delta' produces the protein MSALFEDLIGQSLAVDLLSAALAQERVAPAYLFAGPEGVGRQLAAVRFLEGLLADGQPSARERRRLLERNHPDLLWVEPTYQHQGRLLTRAEAEEAGLSRRTPPQLRLEQIRDIGRCLARQPVEAKRGMVVIEAAEAMAEAAANALLKTLEEPGHGVLILLTSAPERLLSTIRSRCQLIRFLRLNPEAMAQVLERTGSTAQDAPELLALAAGSPGALIDHRRSLAGLPEELVQRLDALPATPMEALALARDLCEALDGEQQLWLIGWWQHRLWRSGRSAAMLKRLDTLRSQLLSFVQPRLAWEVALLDLTPSFSQAT
- the tmk gene encoding dTMP kinase produces the protein MTGRFIVLEGIDGCGKTTQIQHLVEWLPNSGLMPKGAALLCTREPGGTPLGRSIRELLLHTGDQEAPAPTAELLLYAADRAQHVETLIRPALERGDWVISDRFAGSTLAYQGYGRGLDRDLIQRLEQIATTGLQPDLTLWLRLSVQESLQRRLGDKEDRIEAEGAAFLERVAQGFAQLAQQRSWCAVAADQSASDVRAALERQLQEHLA
- a CDS encoding heavy metal translocating P-type ATPase, which translates into the protein MRPAVQTVVLDVEGMKCGGCVRAVETTLLDQPGVQRADVNLVSRSAWLDLSAGESDVGGVLKALADRGFPAKERALDDPIGVAAGQALPGWWQQWRQLMVALVLLLLSVLGHLSEAGHLSLPLIGSLPFHATLATVALLGPGRPILMGGVAAARVGAPSMDSLVGLGVSSAYVASLVALVWPQVGWPCFFNEPVMLLGFVLLGRFLEERARFRTGQALQQLAELQPDTARLLLTDGAIREVRVGALRPGETVQLLAGDRVPVDGVVLEGASAVDVSSLTGEPLPLQAEPGTELSSGSLNLEATLVMTVTRVGAETALARIIRLVEQAQARRAPIQGLADLVAGRFCYGVIGLALATFLFWWLFGADHWPEVLQASAPGMPMPHEMSHGMDHGHGMHHVGLGSGASTPMGLALQLSIAVLVVACPCALGLATPTVITVATGLAARRGWLFRGGDVIETAAGLEHVVFDKTGTLTLGRPLVTDVYGDDPGQLLQLAASLEQSSRHPLAYALLQEAQGRELALLECEDVRTVSGQGLEGHVDGASARVRVGKPDWLVEQGVAIAPAAEDWLAAAEGSVVAVAVGDVLVGLVQIEDQMRPDVAPALQRLRSHGLALSVFSGDRQAAVQRLGQQLGFAAQDLGWQMLPEQKLQRLEQLRQEERVAMVGDGINDAPALAAADLGIAIGTGTQIAQDSAGLVLLGDRLDNLPEALSLARRTLVKVRQNLFWAFGYNLIVLPVAAGALLPSHGVLLSPPLAALLMAMSSITVVLNALALRLP
- a CDS encoding photosystem I assembly protein Ycf3; translation: MPRSNRNDNFIDKSFTVMADLIVKLLPINARSKEAYVYYRDGLSAQNDGDYAEALENYEEALKLEENSTDRSETLKNMAIIYMSNGEEERAIETYRQALEENPNQPSCLKNMGLIYEKRGRIAEEGGEQDEADRWFDQAADVWTQAVRLNPGGYLDIENWLKSTGRSNVDVYF
- the radA gene encoding DNA repair protein RadA, coding for MPKSTAVFICQVCGARARQFFGRCPECGSWNSLVEQSQPADDGRRRRSAPDPEVAAAPRRSTAMASLEDQPLQRLATGSAEFDRVLGGGLVPGSLVLVGGDPGIGKSTLLLQSASAMAAGASVLYVSAEESAQQVKLRWQRLAGGASELQLLAETDLELVLEELEALRPAVAIIDSIQALHDANLTSAPGSVGQVRECAAALQRLAKRQNISLLLVGHVTKEGMLAGPKVLEHLVDAVLTFEGDRFASHRLLRAVKNRFGATHELGLFEMQSGGLAEVGNPSELFLSDARASGVATIVACEGTRSLVVDLQALVNVTSYASPRRTATGIGTNRLHQILAVLEKHMGLPLSRFDCYLAVAGGLEVEEPAADLGVAAAVVASFRDLTLPAGTVLIGELGLGGQLRPVGQLELRLQEAARLGFQRAVVPRGSGLGDLASGLDLALLEADSVTEALVLALGEAVQPDQD
- the rpaB gene encoding response regulator transcription factor RpaB; translation: MTATAPTKETILVVDDEASIRRILETRLSMIGYNVVTACDGTEALELFPTCMPDLVVLDVMMPKLDGYGVCQELRKESDVPIVMLTALGDVADRITGLELGADDYVVKPFSPKELEARIRCVLRRVEKEQVAGIPNSGVIQVSDLRIDTNKRQVFRGDERIRLTGMEFSLLELLVSRSGEPFNRGEILKEVWGYTPERHVDTRVVDVHISRLRSKLEDDPANPELILTARGTGYLFQRIVDSVASEGS